In Paenibacillus sonchi, the genomic stretch TTTGTGCTCCAATGTTATTGCGTGCTTTAACAGTATTTTGTGCTCCCACGCTATTTGCGGATGAAGAGGGAAACGGTTTTACTTTTTTTAGGGAGAGCAGCAAAAAGGCCCCACTAAGTGGGGCCTTGGCTGTGAAGCTTGCTCTCTTCACGATCCATCCGCCAGGGATGCGGACAGGCAATCTGTTGATGGAGCGGATCAGGTGATTCCTAATTCTTTCTACAATCCCCTGCATAGCAGAGGATTCTTTGGTTTGGTGCTGCCAGGCCAACTTACGAGCTTTTGCCCTTTACCTCTGCGCCTGCTCCAAGCGGAATCCCGCTCCGCCCGGCAAAAGCGGTCAGTATTTCTTCCGTCTCGGTACTGGTCCGGTGCCGGAAACAGGACTTGGCCGTTTCTCTGGCTTCGGAAGCCAGCGTGTTCAGTGCGCGGTGCTTCACCTTCAAGAGCGCCTGCGGCGACATGCTGAGGTCACTGATCCCCATCTCCAGCCAGAGCGGCAGGGACCGCTCATCCGCCGCCATCTCCCCGCATACACTGATATCGATGCCCACACGCCGCGCCGCTTCGACGGTCATCCGGATCATCCGCAGCACTCCCGGATGGTAGGGATGATACATATGCGCAATCTGCTCATTCATACGGTCAACTGCCAGCACATACTGGACCAGATCGTTAGTACCGATGCTGAAAAAGTCGACCTCCTCTGCGAGCAGATCGGCAATCATTACCGCTGCCGGAACCTCGATCATAATCCCTACAGGAATATTCCGGTTATACGGAACCCCCTGCTGGTCGAGTTCTTCCTTGACCTCGTTCAACACTGCTTTGGCAACCTGCACTTCCTCTACGGAGGAGATCATCGGGAACATCATTTTTATATTTCCGTAATGGCTGGCCCGCAGGATCGCGGTCATCTGGGTTTTGAACATGTCTTTACGGTCCAGACTGATGCGGATCGCCCGGTAGCCAAGGAAGGGATTCTGCTCTTCAGGAAGCTGGAAATAATCCAAATGCTTGTCTCCCCCGATATCCAGCGTGCGGATGACGACGGTTTCGTTCCCTACTTTTTCGGCTACCAGCTTATAGACCTCGAACTGCTCCTCTTCCGTCGGGAATGAGCTGCGGTCCATGTACAAGAATTCGGTCCGGAACAGCCCGACGCCTTGAGCCCCGTACTTGAGCACCATGTCCAGCTCCTTCACGGAACTGATATTGCCGGCCAGCCGCAGCTGCACGCCGTCTTTGGTTACAGCATCCACTGTGGCGAGGAGCTCCAGCTGCTCTTTTTTGCGCTGCTGCTTCGCCCGTCTGGAGGTATACTCTTTCAGCGTCAGTTCATCCGGATAGAGCTGAATCACCCCGGTTTCCCCATCCATCACCAGCAGGTCCCCCGTCTGAATCGGTGTCAGAATCTTGTTCTCCAGACCCGCTACCAGCGGTATCCCCAGTGCCCGGGCCATGATCGAGGAATGGGAGGTTTTGCCGCCCATCATGGTTACGATACCGAGCACGTAGGTTGGATTCAAGTGGGCCAGCTGCGACGGCGACAGCTCTTTGGCCACAAGAATATAAGGCTGCGTATCGGAGGGCAGTGTAACCTCCGGCGCACCCAGAAGATGCTTCAGCAGGCGGTTGCCGACATCCTTGATATCCACCGCCCGCTCCTTCATATATTCATCATCCAGCAGATCGAACATGGCGACAAAATGATCAATGGCCTCTTTGACCGCCACCTCAGCCGCCTTGTACTGGCGCTCGATAATGCCGCGGATTTCACTCATGAACACCGGATCATCCAGAATCGCCAGGTGGGCATCAAAGATGCTCGATTCCTCCGGCCCGACCACCTCACGGAATTCTCTTTTGATAAATTCGATCTCATCCTTAGAGGTGCGGATCCCTTCGTATAAACGCTCGAACTCCTTGGCCAGATCCACCGGATTCACCTGTGTATCCGGCAGGCTCCATTCCCAGTTCGGCAAGACAAAGGCCTT encodes the following:
- the ptsP gene encoding phosphoenolpyruvate--protein phosphotransferase; amino-acid sequence: MIQGIGAAAGVAIGKAFVLPNWEWSLPDTQVNPVDLAKEFERLYEGIRTSKDEIEFIKREFREVVGPEESSIFDAHLAILDDPVFMSEIRGIIERQYKAAEVAVKEAIDHFVAMFDLLDDEYMKERAVDIKDVGNRLLKHLLGAPEVTLPSDTQPYILVAKELSPSQLAHLNPTYVLGIVTMMGGKTSHSSIMARALGIPLVAGLENKILTPIQTGDLLVMDGETGVIQLYPDELTLKEYTSRRAKQQRKKEQLELLATVDAVTKDGVQLRLAGNISSVKELDMVLKYGAQGVGLFRTEFLYMDRSSFPTEEEQFEVYKLVAEKVGNETVVIRTLDIGGDKHLDYFQLPEEQNPFLGYRAIRISLDRKDMFKTQMTAILRASHYGNIKMMFPMISSVEEVQVAKAVLNEVKEELDQQGVPYNRNIPVGIMIEVPAAVMIADLLAEEVDFFSIGTNDLVQYVLAVDRMNEQIAHMYHPYHPGVLRMIRMTVEAARRVGIDISVCGEMAADERSLPLWLEMGISDLSMSPQALLKVKHRALNTLASEARETAKSCFRHRTSTETEEILTAFAGRSGIPLGAGAEVKGKSS